One window of the Zea mays cultivar B73 chromosome 3, Zm-B73-REFERENCE-NAM-5.0, whole genome shotgun sequence genome contains the following:
- the LOC100276973 gene encoding uncharacterized protein LOC100276973 (The RefSeq protein has 1 substitution compared to this genomic sequence) has translation MSFRGRGRGGRGRGRGGGFGYDHPAKHVPHEDFPDIALPEMKCAKASNEEKALIVSTLKLEEFWRSSCYYLEEDAPKKKNEDKEIERFSDRKRKTQSKREGLASYLKLAPSNFPAELVQGSRRGQATNKKLRWDKESDEQAFEAFEKLEQKHKDGSKVEKEGDDEDEQEEEVQEEEENSDDDYNQNIEFDDDDDDWNQEDEAQEDFYD, from the exons ATGTCGTTCCGAGGTCGTGGAAGAGGGGgccgagggcgagggagaggtgggGGCTTCGGGTACGACCACCCGGCCAAGCACGTGCCACACGAGGACTTTCCG GACATCGCTCTGCCTGAGATGAAGTGCGCCAAGGCGAGCAACGAGGAGAAAGCGCTGATTGTGTCCACCTTGAAACTCGAGGAGTTCTGGAGGAGTTCCTGCTACTACCTGGAGGAGGATGCTCCCAAGAAAA AGAATGAAGACAAAGAGATTGAAAGATTTTCTGATAGGAAACGTAAGACACAAAGCAAACGTGAAGGTCTTGCGTCATATCTCAAACTAGCTCCTTCAAATTTCCCTTCTGAACTGGTGCAAG GATCTAGAAGAGGGCAAGCAACCAACAAGAAACTCCGGTGGGATAAGGAGTCAG ATGAGCAGGcatttgaagcatttgagaagCTTGAACAAAAGCACAAG GATGGAAGCAAGGTGGAGAAGGAAGGTGATGACGAGGATGAGCAAGAAGAGGAAGTACAAGAGGAGGAGGAAAATTCAGACGATGACTATAATCAA AATATCGAgtttgatgacgatgatgatgactgGAACCAAGAGGATGAAGCAC AGGAAGACTTCTACGATTAA